A region of Streptomyces cinnamoneus DNA encodes the following proteins:
- a CDS encoding ABC transporter permease, with amino-acid sequence MLVVLLAVVFAAVRLLPGDAASATSERGEGAAGVAARRHLLGLDRPVWEQFADWMTALPSGDLGTSARGERVDDLLAAPFPNTLLLGGTAFLLTVAAALALGCWASLRPGGAVDRLVTLTSTAAFALPEFVVSVGLLLVLSLWTDWLPAATVTGADGTPASWTMLVMPVLALTIPQTGWNALVVRAALADQAAAPHVEAAVLDGLPPARVLLRHALPGALPVMATGFATSTGMLLGGAVVVETLFNYPGTGTVLAGAVADRDTPVIAGVVACAGAAVSLVLLLADLIRARTTGARP; translated from the coding sequence CTGCTCGTCGTCCTCCTGGCCGTGGTCTTCGCCGCCGTCCGGCTCCTGCCCGGAGACGCCGCGTCCGCGACCTCCGAACGGGGGGAGGGCGCGGCGGGCGTGGCCGCGCGCCGTCACCTCCTCGGCCTGGACCGGCCGGTGTGGGAGCAGTTCGCCGACTGGATGACCGCCCTGCCCTCCGGCGACCTCGGCACCTCGGCCCGCGGCGAACGCGTCGACGACCTGCTCGCCGCCCCCTTCCCCAACACCCTGCTCCTCGGCGGCACCGCCTTCCTCCTCACCGTCGCCGCGGCACTCGCCCTCGGCTGCTGGGCGTCCCTGCGCCCGGGCGGCGCGGTGGACCGCCTCGTCACCCTGACCTCCACCGCGGCCTTCGCCCTGCCCGAATTCGTGGTGTCCGTAGGGCTGTTGCTGGTCCTGTCCCTGTGGACCGACTGGCTGCCCGCGGCCACCGTCACCGGCGCCGACGGCACCCCCGCCTCCTGGACCATGCTCGTCATGCCGGTCCTCGCGCTGACCATCCCGCAGACCGGCTGGAACGCCCTGGTGGTCCGCGCCGCCCTGGCCGACCAGGCCGCAGCCCCGCACGTGGAGGCCGCCGTCCTCGACGGCCTGCCCCCCGCCCGCGTCCTGCTGCGCCACGCCCTGCCCGGCGCCCTGCCCGTCATGGCCACCGGCTTCGCCACCTCCACCGGAATGCTCCTGGGCGGCGCCGTCGTCGTGGAGACCCTCTTCAACTACCCCGGCACGGGAACCGTGCTGGCCGGAGCCGTCGCCGACCGCGACACCCCCGTCATCGCCGGCGTCGTCGCCTGCGCGGGCGCCGCCGTCAGCCTCGTCCTGCTCCTCGCCGACCTCATCCGCGCCCGGACGACAGGGGCCCGCCCATGA
- a CDS encoding ABC transporter substrate-binding protein, with the protein MNLNRRQLLWAGGGMGVAALLTACGGDKESATSPAGDGGEPRRGGTLRVGALGRASAITRDPHGTQGNESDYLIISLVHDTLAAPGAKSNTVPRLASGWTSSPDLTTWRLTLAKGAAFHDGTPVTAADVVWSLRRLRRTPAGSARLPGIQEDNINADGEDAVVLVSDYPNAELPLLTRLTTFVLKKDTPDKEVAKAPGTGPFVLDWFRGGNARLVRNDRWHGGRVHLDAIEVTMFESPQAMTNALLSGQIDLASNAGAVAARTAAARKDLQVVRRPDDMAMPLVMRTDQGPFADPRVREAMKLVVDREAMVKQVLSGYGTVANDVLGTADPRYAKDIPQRTRDLERAGRLLKEAGFDFGRTYELVTTEDVPGLADSATLFAHQAREAGVKVEVVKQESGAFYEKTWLKGDFYTNYWGTNDSVVFFASKTMVTGAGQNEAQWSDKDFDAAYRKATAAADDTERATALHDLQKLEFERSGYLLWGMADGIDLAAAKVHGLPRLPGYGRVQLEGVWLSR; encoded by the coding sequence GTGAACCTGAACAGGCGCCAATTGCTGTGGGCGGGCGGGGGAATGGGCGTTGCCGCGCTGCTCACCGCCTGCGGAGGCGACAAGGAATCGGCCACCTCACCCGCCGGCGACGGGGGCGAGCCCCGGCGAGGCGGCACCTTGCGGGTCGGGGCGCTGGGGCGGGCTTCGGCCATCACCCGGGACCCGCACGGCACCCAGGGAAACGAGAGCGACTACCTCATCATCTCCCTCGTTCACGACACGCTCGCCGCGCCGGGGGCCAAGAGCAACACCGTGCCCCGGCTCGCCTCCGGCTGGACCTCCTCCCCGGACCTGACGACCTGGCGCCTCACCCTCGCCAAGGGGGCGGCCTTCCACGACGGCACCCCGGTCACCGCCGCCGACGTCGTCTGGTCGCTGCGCAGACTGCGGCGCACCCCCGCCGGCTCCGCCCGCCTCCCCGGCATCCAGGAGGACAACATCAACGCCGACGGCGAGGACGCCGTCGTCCTGGTCTCCGACTACCCCAACGCCGAACTCCCCCTGCTCACACGGCTGACCACCTTCGTGCTCAAGAAGGACACCCCCGACAAGGAGGTCGCCAAGGCCCCCGGCACCGGTCCCTTCGTCCTCGACTGGTTCCGCGGCGGCAACGCCCGGCTGGTCCGCAACGACCGCTGGCACGGCGGACGCGTCCACCTCGACGCCATCGAGGTGACCATGTTCGAAAGCCCCCAGGCCATGACGAACGCACTGCTGTCGGGGCAGATCGACCTCGCCTCCAACGCCGGTGCCGTCGCGGCCCGCACCGCCGCCGCCCGCAAGGACCTCCAGGTCGTCCGCCGCCCCGACGACATGGCGATGCCCCTCGTCATGCGCACCGACCAAGGCCCCTTCGCCGACCCCCGGGTCCGCGAGGCGATGAAGCTCGTCGTCGACCGCGAGGCCATGGTCAAGCAGGTCCTCTCCGGCTACGGGACCGTCGCCAACGACGTCCTCGGCACCGCCGACCCCCGCTACGCCAAGGACATCCCCCAGCGCACACGGGACCTGGAGCGGGCCGGACGGCTGCTGAAGGAGGCGGGCTTCGACTTCGGCAGGACCTACGAACTCGTCACCACCGAGGACGTCCCCGGCCTCGCCGACTCCGCGACGCTCTTCGCCCACCAGGCCCGCGAGGCAGGTGTCAAGGTCGAGGTCGTCAAGCAGGAGTCCGGCGCCTTCTACGAGAAGACCTGGCTCAAGGGCGACTTCTACACCAACTACTGGGGCACCAACGACTCCGTGGTCTTCTTCGCCTCCAAGACCATGGTCACCGGCGCCGGGCAGAACGAGGCCCAGTGGTCCGACAAGGACTTCGACGCGGCCTACCGCAAGGCGACCGCCGCCGCCGACGACACCGAGCGGGCCACCGCCCTCCACGACCTCCAGAAGCTCGAGTTCGAGCGCTCCGGCTACCTCCTGTGGGGCATGGCAGACGGCATCGACCTGGCCGCCGCCAAGGTCCACGGCCTGCCCCGGCTGCCCGGCTACGGGCGGGTGCAGCTCGAAGGCGTCTGGCTGTCGCGTTGA